The Halichondria panicea chromosome 6, odHalPani1.1, whole genome shotgun sequence genomic sequence gctaaggtctaatttttgtacacatgtattgtTAATAAATTGTGTATCTTTTGGTAGAAGCAATTTTTCCAGAAACACTTTACTTacagagataattgatgttatATACATTTTCTTACGATCATCCCCGTTTTCACCTAAATGATTTTCCACTCTAACAATTTTTTAGAAATAATTTTGAATACgtttgtagcttattcattcacctacacaatggtatcagcacaatttcttagaaatgttccaatctcaaGATACACTTACAGTTGTACTACTCACCCTATGGTGGTATTCTACTCCCTAGGTTACAGGCACTGTACCTAGTTCTCTAATGTCAAAGTTCAGCAGCAGCTACAGTTCTAGAACAAACATTACTAGAAGAATTTAGATGTACAGTCTAAGTGAAGAGTTCACTTAATCACTACACTTGTGATTACCACTTGATCAATTACCTCCTCTAACAGGCCTGGGAGCATTAACACAGTCTGTCTTATACATACGATTATTATAGGTTGATTTCACAACTCAAATGTTTAAATTTCAGGTGCTATTCCGAACAGAGCTGTCGTAGACTGTGAGGACACAACCTGTCGATACAAACAGCTGGTGTGTCCCGATCGAGACAACTGTACAATAAACTGTAATGACATGGAACCGTACGCTTGTTTCAGGACTGGTGTTGCGTGTCCAAGTGTATTGGGAAATTGCTCTCTCAATTGTGATGATTCGTACGCCTCCATACAAGCTAACACCATATACCCCCAGGGGAACTGTAATGTAAACTGTCCGAGTGGTTAGCTTTGTATATAAGAAGGTTCTGTActgtgctctgtgtgtgtgttctattCTACCCTAGCTTGTTGCAATCAAGAATATTTATCTGTGTTAAAGTGAAGACAATTAACAGATACAACACATACAAATTAAAATAGCACAACCATTTTGACTATAGTAACATTAAACAATTGCCAAGGGCAGTAACTGTtggaattataattacattattttatgtgtacatgtatgtataataagaCAGTTCACACTTCATTACTTATGAGGCctatttctgtgtgtgtaacagCAGGACGACGGTTGAATtttggagggggaggggctggtctgtagtcctctgtggtgaggggggctagTACGTCCAGGGCAGGCTCTCTCAGCTGGTCTGGCctcgtggctggtctgatgatgggaggGGTCATGTAAcgatcagggtcagcttcttccatGGCTCCATCAGTGTAAGGTTGTGGGTCCACAATGCCTATTTGCTCAGCTAAAAGTCCTTCATTGTCATCGTCATCAATTTCATTTGCTGCCAACAGATGTATTTCCATGGCATTGTTAGGTTCTCGGTTCTTTTTGTATGCAACACCAGTTGTCAAGTTTTTTGCGACTTGCTTTATCTTAAGCCatgtcttggtcttctttagTATGAATTGGTGGAAATGGTAGCTGATTATTGTCACAAAGAGAATGAAAGCTATGGACATTGAAAGAATGGTCAGTGTTTCTTGCTGTTGGTGTGTTTCAACAACATATGAAGTGCCAATAGATAGAATACCGAGATTAAACAAAAAGAATGTTTCTAGATATTCGTTAAGTTGCTTTTTGTGCACTCGATTGGTCAATGATATCAGTCCGAATGCAATACACCCAGATGATAGAACAGGGAGAGAAGTGTTTGGAGCCATGGCAACTACTAGATTATGTGCAATCAGAGCAAAAAGgagcagccccacccagtagcgatgcttgggagtgaatggagcatggtataCATCCATGAAACCATTGTAATATGTGTTCTTGGTCCATATCATAACCTTGGAACAGCGaggaaaccattgtccaaaaAAGAGTAATACAGTGAACAATCCACCGGCAATGAGGATAATGGCTGCAGCAACAAACCGAGGGATGTGATTGGGAGTGAAGTATGGTACATTACCATCAAACAACCAAACAGTCTTGGTTGAGCCATCAGGATATTTCAAGACCCTATTTTGTAGTGCAGCAACGATAAACCGTAAGAATTTAGAATAAGAGAGTAAAacgagtgtgcctagggcagcaactgggttcctgttggagagaAGCTTTGCAAATAAGTCAGAGTACTTActtaaaatgattattaagAATACTAGAAGAAACAAGTAAGCAGGAAAGACGAGTTGAAGAAGCACTTTtgcttgagagttcattccatcGTAAAAGCATGTCTCGATTCCCAggtcaagattcacccatgatATGAAAACTGTTACAAAGTTGTTTAGTTTAGGAAAGAAAATGGCTCTATTAGCAGCTACTATGTTGGCGTAAAATATGAGGCCATGAATACttccagttgctatagtgatgttgagcacGAGAATTAAAGCAACTAGCAATATCCCAACGAGCGCAAATGGTATTAGTAGAAGAAGGTAAAGATTAGAGCATTCTTTACAATTTGACGTAGCCAACACAATACTGAGTCCTgattcacattctccacacaagacaccacttcgattgtaggcacaTTGTTTGTCAGGGCTACTTAGGCTGATGTTGACTGGTTTTTctacacaatagtcaaatgtGCAGTTACTAACAACATACCCCGTTCCATTGGTAGTTATGAATTCTATCCATATGTTGTTATTACTTTCCAGCTTTAAAATTCCATTTTCCTCAGAACAGTTTATTATCTGATATTGTTCCAAgtctggatcacagtcacacttgcactcagTATCAGACTGAATTGGTTTGAGTCCAATAGGGCATGTGCAGGGTAGAAAAGAAATATTGATAATTTGtcttgaaattcccaaattgaTGCATGGACCCTCGgcatagagttccacttgagcagagctgtcttgtgagaatacactgtactctaattctgtaCACTGATTGCCAACTTTTTGTTTTgcctgtccttctttgagacgaCCAACTCCACTCTCAGTGACAACAGAACTATAAATTGTGGCGTTCACTGGATTTCCAACTTGGTCAATAGCCATAAAACTGATTCTAAATGTGTGTCCCTTTCTTGTATATGTTAAATGTTGCGAATTGTTACAAAACATTACTCGAACAGGCCTAGATGAGATTGCTAATTCGGTGGAGGATTTTACGGTACTATTTGTGTAATCAAATCCGTTTGAAGAACTGTTATATTCAGCATTTTGAATTGCTGTACACCTATCCAACAGACCTCCATAGATGTCTCCTCCTGACtgggtagctgtgttgttagtcATGAATGTGTTGAAGTGGTTTATTTCTATGTTCAACGTGTATCCATACGAATTGATTGTTTGAATAAAGCAATCCTTAAAAATTGTTTGAGTAGCATCAGTTTCTATGAccccacctccacacacactcctttGTGTGTCATCTGCCACAAATATTCCCCCTCCGTGCTGAGCTGAGTTGTTTTTAATCGTTAACGTGACTAATGTAATATCTTGAGGCTTTTCTACCACATCTTCATAGTGTTTTTTAAATAAGTACAGTCTCGAACTTTGCTGTAGAAACACTCCACCTCCTTTAGCACTTGCTGTGTTTGAGTCAATGTTAACATGTGCCTGAGTTAGTTCAATGGTTGTAGCTACTGCATAAATACCTCCGCCATTCTCGGCAATGTTGTCAACAATCTCACTGTGTTTATTTGTGCCCCTGAAAATTGGTAACACAGATTGAAATTCAACTTTGCTAAAATAAGTATAAATGCCTCCACCATTCTGTGCTGTGTTGTGATAGATCTTTATTGTCTTGTTTACAAAAAGTGTACTCTCTCTTAGAAATATTCCTCCTCCAGAGGTAGCCGTGTTGTTTTTCAGTGTACTGTCGGAGATAGACACAGTACTGCCTAGGTTAccataaatcgctccaccactcCTGTCAGCTCTGTTGTTAGTCAGTGTGCTGTTGGAGATGAATATGCATACAGTGCCTGAGTAAACACTAATCGCCCCACCATCATagccagcactgttgtttgttagtttgctgttggagatggacacgcTACCTGAACCAAtactaatcgctccaccaatatagacagcactgttgtttgtcagtgtgTTGTCGGAGATAGTCAGACTGCTAGTCAGACTGCTTGAAGTAACGTACAACACTCCACCAtagtcagctctgttgtttgtcaatgtgctgttggagatggacataTTGCTTGAGTCaacactaatcgctccaccatagtcaGCTCTGTTGCTTGTCAGTGTGCTTTCGGAGATGGATACACTGCTTGAGTAAACACTAAGCATTCCACCGGTGTTAGCACTATTGTTTATAAGTTTGCTGTCGGAGATGAACACACTGCTTGAGAAAACagtaatcgctccaccatagtcaGCTCTGTTGCTTGTCAGTGTGCTTTCGGAGATAGACACACTGCAGCTGAAACCAACACTGATCGCTCCTCCACCAtagtcagctctgttgtttgtcagtttGCTGTCGGAAATGAACACACTGCTTGAGTAaacactaatcgctccaccatattcagcagctctgttgtttgccAGTGTGCTGTCGGAGATAGACGCACTGCTTGAGTAAACACTAAGCATTCCACCGGTGTTAGCACTATTGTTTATAAGTttgctgttggagatggacacgcTACCTGAACCaacactaatcgctccaccaatatagacagcactgttgtttgtcagtgtgTTGTCGGAGATAGACAGACTGCTTGAAGTAACGTAAAACGCTCCACCAtagtcagctctgttgtttgtcagtgtgctgttggagatggacataCTGCTTGAGTCaacactaatcgctccaccaccaATGTTAGCTCTGTTgcttgtcagctcactgttggagatggagaCACTGCCTGAGTGAGCATAAATTGCTCCACCCCTTttgtcagcactgttgtttgtcagtgtgcTGCCAGAGATAAACACTCTGCCTGAGTCAACATTAATCGCTCCAACAATCTCATCAGTACTGTTAATGTTGCGTGTCAGTGTGCTGTTGGAAATAGACACACTCCTGCCTGAGGAAAAagcaatcgctccaccatcatTGTTAGCACTGTTATTTGTCAGTatgctgttggagatggacacactgcttGAGTAAAtactaatcgctccaccatacaGAGAAGCTTCATTATTTGTAAAGTTACACGAAGTGATCACTACTGTACCAGATACCAATTCTACTGCTCCTCCGCTCCAAGCACTGTTATAGTTGAACTCTGTGTTGTTGATCAGAGAGTTGTTTGATTCAATGTAAACTGCACCTCCATCATTTCTTGTGAAGTCGCTATTTGTTATGTACACATCAATAGCCTCAACATGCATTGCCCGGCCAGTGTTGTTCATAAAGAGAGTGCTTTTAATTGTTACAATTTGAGTATTAGCAATCTTAACTAGGTGGGTTTCCACTTGATTGAGTAGTACAAAAAAGTTCATAAAGTAGCAGTCGTTGATATAGACATTGTGGGCACTGTCAATGGTCAAATCTCGATGTGAGTTTCGTGGTCCAACATTCGCTCCATTAATGAAACCCAAGCGTTCAATACTCAATTCAGTGGTACTAAAAAAACGTATCACACCATTGCTATAGAATCTAATTACAGCTGTACTTTTGCTCTGACTGGTAATATGCACATGTCTAAAGTTACGAATCAATAACTGCTCAGTtaacacatgatctccaggtagaaagctTAAGGTGAGATTGACTCCACcagataacaggtctgtttgaacaagctgctcgagagtgaaaCAAGTTACATTTCGGTATCCATTGCACAAGTCAGTTGAATCCACCAACACAATTtgatagtgctcactcctgATAACAGTAACTATGGTCAGGAATAGCACTAACCAGTTGAGAATATTTCTAGACAGCATCTCTCTGAGGTGAATGTGATGGTAAttgttgttataataataataataataatgttgcTGCTCCAAGAATGGTTATGTACGTAGTACCTATTgtatacaatgcatgcataatagtaACTGCAACGATAATTAATCTTAAACTCACTGTTTAATCGATGGTGCACTCTTTTTCTGTTTAACTACTTTTGCTATTCAATGAGCGCTttaaatgttgtgttttaTAGTAATTGTCATATCCCATGCTCTTAGGGGAGTTTGAAAACATAAAAGCACCAGTTTTAACCACATAATGGCGGCCATCTGCTGATCATCTGCTGTATAATACAGCAGATagccattattattgttgtcaGGTTGACCTATATTGCCATGTGGTTCTCCAGGACAGGGGTCCAGTTGTTGGATAGAAGCTAGCTCTAACATGTAAAGCATGAAGCCCCACACATAGAGCGCCTCCAGCGGGGCGGAAGGGCAAACGCCCTCCCTCCTGGACCCTGGACCCACTCCCTATTGCCGCCTATCCCAGGAGTTTCGCCCCCATTTTTATTTTGTGCCCCCCCACCATATAATATCTACTTACGGCCCTGCCAAGAATATGAGAACACTATAGTATGTAGTGCTTGTATGGGTGTGCAGTATTCGGCTAGTGTACATCAATCATggtcatatacatgcatgtacgtagatTGCGTTAAGTTAGAGATTATAGCGTTATGGTTAGGGTTACCCCTCCCTTAGGCAGAAGTGGCTTGTTTTGCATAAGCATAATAATGCTAGGGAGATTTTGAACTAGAGACAGTAGTTGGTGGCTTTAATAACAGTGCACTGAGTCACTATAACCAAGCATTCATTTGTGGTGTATCATACACCACCAACTAGTCTCTAATTCAAAATGCTTCAACCTATGCACTTGATGTGGTGAGCTTAGCTTCCTATACAAATTGATTGTGGATGCAAACAAACCACTGGTTGAGTGCAGTCAatcaaccatgaccactaattgtaTTGACAGTCTAccaaccatgaccactaattgtaTTGACAGGCTAGTGAGTCTTCTACCAACCATGTCATGAGTACATTCTTGATCTTATGTAGCTTTTattatggggtgccgtttgtctcAAAACTAATAAACAGTCGATGTTTACCAAAGAGGTCGATGTTTACCAAGGAGGTCGATGTTTAGCAGCCAGGTCGATGTTTAGCAACCAGGTCGATGTTTAGCAACCATGTCGATGTTTAGCAAAGCTACCAGATCACACAATGTGCAGATATTAGGGCGTGGTTTCTTGTGATACGCCTTAATTAGAATTATGCTAGAGATGAATGCCGCCCCTAGCCCTAGGCCCTACTGCCTAATTATAGCCAGTGCTATTTTCATCTTCAGAATCTACTAAGTAAACCGCTGTTTGTAACAGCAGTAGTAAGAGCAATGGCTATAACATCTTGcaactagcctcgactccagcctagtctggccacgccctcccataCTTCATATCTTGCAAAGAGGCTGGAAATCGAGACTAACTCCAgcccagaggaggctggaaccacttgaccttagctaattaaggtcactaattggatttatccaaacctctcttgcagactacttcaagcctagtttttagtgtctatcagtttaaaacgttattttttaGGGGAGGTCAAATTTtgttttcgccaattttgctcagaagcagagatacaatcaaaagtcttgctcttgcactagcctcgatatcatgagcggcttgttTTCGAGGTCACTGCATACCGGCTTTGAaacttgtatctctgcttctgagcaaaattggcgaaaataaaatttgacccccccctAAAAAATAAGgttttaaactgatagacactaaaaactaggcttgaagtagtctgcaagagaagtttggataaatccaattagtgaccttaattagctaaggtcaagtggttccagcctcctctgactccagccccttgaatagtgggcctggtatttactgttggcgcgtgggtggacaattaatttattatttaccgtatttatctcattgaacgttaaaacagtattttatctaaagaacagaaaaaagaaaaagaggctacctctctgtatacactgtagacagagactgctaagtaaaacatcagctctgtagatttattcattaacttgaggctcggatcggatacacactcaggcgacaagttaatctcataagaaattagttaaacctgtgggtaaaaaataaatgtggataagtacagtggctgtgacgtaacataatgtgaggactacttattgatttacacaatagatttaccattgaaagcactatccattaatacacactcaagcaacaagtctcttggatcggatacacacaagtccctcggattgtaaacacattcaggccac encodes the following:
- the LOC135336760 gene encoding uncharacterized protein LOC135336760; this encodes MLSRNILNWLVLFLTIVTVIRSEHYQIVLVDSTDLCNGYRNVTCFTLEQLVQTDLLSGGVNLTLSFLPGDHVLTEQLLIRNFRHVHITSQSKSTAVIRFYSNGVIRFFSTTELSIERLGFINGANVGPRNSHRDLTIDSAHNVYINDCYFMNFFVLLNQVETHLVKIANTQIVTIKSTLFMNNTGRAMHVEAIDVYITNSDFTRNDGGAVYIESNNSLINNTEFNYNSAWSGGAVELVSGTVVITSCNFTNNEASLYGGAISIYSSSVSISNSILTNNSANNDGGAIAFSSGRSVSISNSTLTRNINSTDEIVGAINVDSGRVFISGSTLTNNSADKRGGAIYAHSGSVSISNSELTSNRANIGGGAISVDSSSMSISNSTLTNNRADYGGAFYVTSSSLSISDNTLTNNSAVYIGGAISVGSGSVSISNSKLINNSANTGGMLSVYSSSASISDSTLANNRAAEYGGAISVYSSSVFISDSKLTNNRADYGGGAISVGFSCSVSISESTLTSNRADYGGAITVFSSSVFISDSKLINNSANTGGMLSVYSSSVSISESTLTSNRADYGGAISVDSSNMSISNSTLTNNRADYGGVLYVTSSSLTSSLTISDNTLTNNSAVYIGGAISIGSGSVSISNSKLTNNSAGYDGGAISVYSGTVCIFISNSTLTNNRADRSGGAIYGNLGSTVSISDSTLKNNTATSGGGIFLRESTLFVNKTIKIYHNTAQNGGGIYTYFSKVEFQSVLPIFRGTNKHSEIVDNIAENGGGIYAVATTIELTQAHVNIDSNTASAKGGGVFLQQSSRLYLFKKHYEDVVEKPQDITLVTLTIKNNSAQHGGGIFVADDTQRSVCGGGVIETDATQTIFKDCFIQTINSYGYTLNIEINHFNTFMTNNTATQSGGDIYGGLLDRCTAIQNAEYNSSSNGFDYTNSTVKSSTELAISSRPVRVMFCNNSQHLTYTRKGHTFRISFMAIDQVGNPVNATIYSSVVTESGVGRLKEGQAKQKVGNQCTELEYSVFSQDSSAQVELYAEGPCINLGISRQIINISFLPCTCPIGLKPIQSDTECKCDCDPDLEQYQIINCSEENGILKLESNNNIWIEFITTNGTGYVVSNCTFDYCVEKPVNISLSSPDKQCAYNRSGVLCGECESGLSIVLATSNCKECSNLYLLLLIPFALVGILLVALILVLNITIATGSIHGLIFYANIVAANRAIFFPKLNNFVTVFISWVNLDLGIETCFYDGMNSQAKVLLQLVFPAYLFLLVFLIIILSKYSDLFAKLLSNRNPVAALGTLVLLSYSKFLRFIVAALQNRVLKYPDGSTKTVWLFDGNVPYFTPNHIPRFVAAAIILIAGGLFTVLLFFGQWFPRCSKVMIWTKNTYYNGFMDVYHAPFTPKHRYWVGLLLFALIAHNLVVAMAPNTSLPVLSSGCIAFGLISLTNRVHKKQLNEYLETFFLFNLGILSIGTSYVVETHQQQETLTILSMSIAFILFVTIISYHFHQFILKKTKTWLKIKQVAKNLTTGVAYKKNREPNNAMEIHLLAANEIDDDDNEGLLAEQIGIVDPQPYTDGAMEEADPDRYMTPPIIRPATRPDQLREPALDVLAPLTTEDYRPAPPPPKFNRRPAVTHTEIGLISNEV